In Chrysemys picta bellii isolate R12L10 chromosome 22, ASM1138683v2, whole genome shotgun sequence, the genomic stretch CCAGCGCTCCCGGCTGTTGGTGAACACGCGGCGGGCGACCTTGTGCGGCTGTGCCCTGCGGGACGGAGCGGGAGAGGCCGCGCGAACCCAgccagatgcagccacctctgggggggtGTCCAGGGACCCCCGGCCCCGGCAGcgagatgcagccgcctctggggtgggcAAGGGGGCTGTTTATCCAGGGACCCCTGGCCTGGCAGTGAgctgcagccgcctctggggtggggcaagggggcTGTTTATCCAGGGACCCCCGGCCCGGCAGcgagatgcagccgcctctggggtggggcaagggggcTGTTTATCCAGGGACCCCTGGCCTGGCAgtgagctgcagccacctctggggtggggcagcgggCTATGTAACAGCCACACGTAACACCACACTACAGTTTAAACCAGGATGTCTGAGATGGTCAAATCGTGTGTGGCCTGGGAAccgggacgcctgggttctctccctggctctgggaggggagtggggtctagtggttagaggggggagcccggacgcctgggttctctccctggctctgggaggggagtgggatctagtggatgggggggaggagccgggacgcctgggttctctccttggctctgggaggggagtgggatctagtggatgggggggaggagaaagcccggatgcctgggttctctccctggcgctgggaggggagtgggatctagtggatgggggcgggggggaaggccggacgcctgggttctctccctggctctgggaggggagtggggtctagtggttagagggggggggggagaagcccggacgcctgggtcccacccCGCCGgttgcgggagggggagggggaggcactcaCCATCAATGAGCTCCTGCTCCAAGGGGCTGGGCCGGCGCTTGAGGCggctgctggggaagagggtgaggGAGCCGGAGGTGCCAATGTAGACGCTGAGGAGAGGGGCAGAGACATGGGGTGaggggccgggccagcgggggCACATGGCACCCTGGTGGGGGGGCGAGGTAGGGGCGGAGTCAccatgcagccccgccccctgtcaATCAGCCCCGCCCTGACACCCCCATGGCACATTAAAgccatgccgggggggggggtcacagaccCCTCAAactgtcccatcccccacccccaacactggGGATGActcaggggatgggggcaggacagGAGTCAGAgagagggggtgctgtgggggaggggttacaCCCCCCGGGGCCCCTGTATGGGGGTGGGGTATTATCAGCCCTGAGACTtctcacccccccaaaaaaaacaccagcccccccgccccagcgccccccagcactgacctgttgaggaaggggtgggggtggtacTGCGGGGGCAGGAGCGGGCTCTGCAGGCCGGCGAGCGGcatgggggccggggggggcgccgggggcagggctgagagctGCACCAGGGacgggatggggtgcagggccgTCAGCTCGGTGGTGGGCACgtcaggggggggcgggcgtTTGCTGTGCCCCAGGCTGATGACGGGGACGTCGGGGGGcagcggggcaggggctggggggggcgggctcccccttgggggcgggggggcgaggCAGCGGGCGGGGGGACCGGGGGGTGGCTAGCGGGCGAGTGGCTGGCGGGGGGTgacggggagggcagggggctgcaggggggcggCGGGGTCCTCAGCTTCTCCATCATCTTCCAGGCGCGGCGCGGCACCTCCGGCTGCGGCCAGGACTCATCTGCGGGGACAACACAGGTGGGGTGAGACCGAGGTGGGGGCCCTGGTTCCTggcccctccctgagcccccccGTCCAgtaccccccccccgtccctgatGGCCTGGAGCAGACCCATGGGCCTGTCCAGGCCGgtatctctcctctccctccaggccGCTCCTGATCACACCaaagagtctgtttttgaagaccgggaaactgaggcacggtgccGGGACGTGACAccggccagcagcagagccaggaacggaacccaggagtcctggctcccagcccgtgTGCCGCTCAGCCTGCCGCGTTCACGTGGGGCAACTAAACAGGCCCAGCGAGGAGCCGTAACCCCGTgtgaccgacccccccccccagtaacccGTGTGTGACCGACCCCCCCCGCATTGGTGCTGCGTGCGGAGACGCCAAGTTCAGTCTAGTCCGGGCCGGGTGTGACACCGgggttagctgggggggggggtcggtcacACACGGGTTACTGGgggggtgtgacggagcagggagcagggcagatttgacctgggaatgttgcaggggggttgcagtggggatgtgggacttcccttgaaggaagctacctgagctgtaacctgagccaggaacgggggtggggagaattaacaccttctgcccgggagactggacaaaggagaggagcagcg encodes the following:
- the LYL1 gene encoding LOW QUALITY PROTEIN: protein lyl-1 (The sequence of the model RefSeq protein was modified relative to this genomic sequence to represent the inferred CDS: deleted 3 bases in 2 codons), with protein sequence MVARTKHVAKLWDESWPQPEVPRRAWKMMEKLRTPPPPCSPLPSPSPPASHSPASHPPVPPPAASPPPPRGSPPPPAPAPLPPDVPVISLGHSKRPPPPDVPTTELTALHPIPSLVQLSALPPAPPPAPMPLAGLQSPLLPPQYHPHPFLNSVYIGTSGSLTLFPSSRLKRRPSPLEQELIDEAAASRCRGRGSLDTPPEVAASGWVRAASPAPSRRAQPHKVARRVFTNSRERWRQQNVNGAFAELRRLIPTHPPDKKLSKNEILRLAMKYINFLGQLLRDQAAAPAPGPAPAPAPAEPASPPGPEPPAPPPAAPRPIKRERRTLLGAAAAGEAR